A genome region from Blautia coccoides includes the following:
- a CDS encoding FMN-binding protein, whose product MSGATLTSDTVLKAIENALEGSEK is encoded by the coding sequence GTGTCAGGTGCAACACTTACCAGTGACACCGTTTTAAAAGCGATCGAAAACGCATTAGAGGGTTCTGAAAAGTAG
- a CDS encoding sensor histidine kinase — MKRSGYRTIFHIYLIFFISLLGAVLLAGCLFFLTITVQMPDGRLVRSDWPKDFTESFREEIIFADSTPQIKQTGMESLQENRIGIQLLDPSGREVFSYQEPEQAKAVYSGAELLRIAETGKLEAGEAAAFAGTVSNSGNEYAYILFFPVDVPKVTMYVNGKRFASGKTIILHILSVLLLLVLVSGVLYGLFTTKAIKRLISAVGEIAARNYLPVQEHGVFQDLYESLNGLDAEIRAGDQLRQQTEKMREEWIANITHDLKTPLSPVKGYAEILYEADEKSEEQYRRYGQIILKNAAYMETLIDDLKLTYQLDNKMLPVNLEEQNIVRFLKELVIDILNTPEYENRTVHFESSADTISFQFDQRLFTRAFRNLIINAIVHGEKNSEVTLSVSESDTVLKVLVADNGKGMKPETVEHLFDRYYRGTDTGQKTEGSGLGLAIAKGIIELHRGTIFVSSVPSVGTAFQMEFPLR, encoded by the coding sequence ATGAAGCGTTCAGGCTATCGCACCATATTCCATATATACCTGATTTTTTTTATATCTCTGCTGGGCGCTGTTCTGTTGGCAGGCTGTCTGTTCTTTTTGACCATTACTGTTCAAATGCCGGATGGCAGGCTTGTTAGAAGTGACTGGCCGAAGGATTTTACAGAGAGCTTCAGAGAAGAGATCATTTTTGCAGACAGTACGCCACAGATCAAACAGACGGGAATGGAGTCTTTGCAAGAGAATCGGATAGGGATTCAGCTTTTGGACCCTTCCGGCCGTGAGGTGTTCAGCTATCAGGAGCCGGAGCAAGCCAAAGCTGTATATTCCGGCGCAGAATTACTGCGGATCGCTGAGACAGGGAAGCTGGAGGCGGGAGAAGCTGCTGCCTTTGCGGGAACGGTATCTAATTCCGGGAATGAGTATGCCTATATCCTGTTTTTTCCTGTGGATGTGCCAAAAGTCACAATGTATGTGAACGGGAAACGGTTTGCAAGCGGCAAAACGATCATTTTACATATCCTTTCAGTGCTACTCTTACTTGTACTTGTTTCAGGGGTGCTCTATGGCCTTTTTACCACAAAGGCAATAAAACGGCTGATAAGTGCTGTTGGGGAAATCGCTGCCCGCAATTATCTCCCTGTTCAAGAACACGGCGTATTCCAGGATCTGTATGAGAGTCTGAACGGACTGGATGCGGAGATCCGGGCCGGAGATCAACTGCGGCAGCAGACAGAAAAAATGCGGGAGGAATGGATCGCCAATATCACCCATGATCTGAAGACGCCTCTTTCCCCTGTCAAAGGGTATGCTGAGATTCTCTATGAAGCTGACGAAAAAAGTGAAGAACAATACAGGCGTTATGGGCAGATCATACTGAAAAATGCGGCTTACATGGAAACGTTGATAGATGATCTGAAGCTGACCTATCAACTGGATAACAAAATGCTTCCTGTAAACCTTGAGGAGCAGAATATAGTCCGTTTCCTGAAAGAACTGGTGATCGACATTTTGAACACGCCGGAATATGAAAACAGAACAGTCCATTTTGAAAGCTCAGCGGACACCATTTCCTTTCAGTTTGACCAAAGGCTTTTTACGAGAGCCTTTCGTAATCTGATCATCAATGCCATTGTGCACGGGGAAAAAAATTCGGAAGTTACCCTTAGTGTGTCAGAATCTGACACGGTACTAAAGGTTCTTGTGGCTGATAATGGAAAAGGTATGAAACCGGAAACTGTGGAACACCTTTTTGACCGTTACTATCGAGGAACCGACACCGGACAAAAAACAGAGGGGAGCGGTTTGGGACTGGCCATCGCCAAAGGGATCATTGAACTGCACAGAGGTACCATCTTCGTTTCCAGTGTCCCTTCTGTGGGAACTGCCTTTCAAATGGAATTTCCCCTTCGTTAA
- a CDS encoding response regulator transcription factor encodes MNAENKILLVDDEKDIVELMEEVLQKEGFHSIQKACTGGEALQICRDFQPNVIVLDIMLPDIDGLEVCRQIREFSYCSILFLSSKNDDVDKILGLACGGDDYITKPFSPREVVYRIKAQLRRQQYTMAIPSDETEGLTVGPLFVDKESCRVYKEGQEIGLTGREYLLLVYLMENADKIISKERLYEQVWGEYSSICDNTIMVHIRHLREKIENTPSHPQQLITVKGLGYKLKKRID; translated from the coding sequence ATGAATGCGGAGAACAAAATTCTGCTGGTTGACGATGAAAAGGATATTGTTGAGCTGATGGAAGAGGTGCTGCAAAAAGAAGGATTTCACTCAATCCAAAAAGCCTGTACCGGCGGGGAGGCACTGCAGATCTGCCGGGACTTTCAGCCCAATGTGATCGTGCTGGATATTATGCTTCCCGATATTGACGGACTGGAAGTCTGCAGACAGATTCGTGAGTTCTCTTATTGCTCCATCCTGTTCCTGTCCTCAAAGAATGACGATGTTGATAAAATACTGGGCCTTGCCTGCGGCGGTGACGATTATATAACTAAGCCGTTCAGTCCCCGTGAAGTAGTATACCGCATAAAGGCCCAGCTTCGCCGCCAGCAATACACGATGGCTATTCCATCAGATGAAACAGAAGGATTGACTGTGGGGCCACTTTTTGTTGATAAAGAGAGCTGCCGGGTTTATAAAGAGGGGCAGGAGATCGGATTGACCGGCCGTGAATATCTTCTGCTCGTCTATCTGATGGAGAATGCGGATAAGATCATCAGCAAAGAGCGTCTCTATGAGCAGGTGTGGGGAGAATACAGCAGTATATGCGATAATACCATTATGGTGCACATCCGGCATTTGCGGGAAAAGATTGAAAATACCCCCTCTCATCCGCAGCAGCTCATCACAGTGAAAGGGCTGGGCTATAAGCTCAAAAAGAGGATTGACTAA
- a CDS encoding glycerophosphodiester phosphodiesterase family protein, with protein sequence MDRRKALVLGRSCLAILKVELFFKLVSVLILRPFLNWVFTTWVLGDTPAFNEVMFLSVLSPVRLILTVVLFLAAALWCCYEISCLLHAVYRCQKGEWPRLEEILCSSAEGLKGMKHISVLLAAVYFVLFLPLVHAGYLNSLVSRVEIPRFVLGELQKTNLGTLGVLAVRTGYTVLFLALALVPIAMFFKNMNFTRAVKQNFYWFRQIHRKDKMKIWGAFLLWIAAEGSFVYLFQAKLIQSQDFNISVLKYFVRSQSFRVGFLYWIVLTLLECVAMALVYLLMFQILDKYQELPVPSEIKNIKALKRTTEMVAGGGRVLARRGKRFWISRKHKKLWAGLVILLIAVAADGYFSETPLVHQPWAIGHRGCLYEPENTIAAVERADSFGADYAEIDVKLSKDGIPMVIHDDSLRRLAGISDKVENMTAAQLEELTITSNGKQGKIPTFEDMIQAVQHMENKIGLLVEFKPSADNKKELISKVIEIVEKYSAQEQCIFMSIDYESVSLLKEQRPDWWVGYCIYGSTGKFEEAVWNYKIDFLAVEEGVASRRFMERARDSLIPVYIWTSNNFDDMANYLQRGASGIITDMPDLARTEIDEYLKKNKEYFMYEGEGYPVQ encoded by the coding sequence ATGGACAGAAGAAAAGCATTAGTTCTGGGGCGAAGCTGCCTTGCAATCTTGAAAGTGGAATTGTTTTTTAAACTTGTCTCTGTTTTGATATTGAGGCCGTTTCTAAACTGGGTTTTTACTACCTGGGTTCTGGGGGATACGCCTGCATTTAACGAAGTCATGTTTCTCAGTGTACTGTCACCTGTCAGGCTGATACTTACGGTGGTGCTTTTTCTGGCAGCCGCGCTGTGGTGCTGCTATGAGATTAGCTGTCTTCTCCACGCAGTATACCGGTGCCAAAAGGGAGAATGGCCCCGCCTGGAGGAGATTTTATGCAGCTCGGCAGAGGGACTGAAAGGTATGAAGCATATTTCCGTCCTTTTGGCGGCAGTCTATTTTGTACTGTTTCTTCCTTTGGTACATGCGGGATACTTAAATTCCCTTGTTTCCCGTGTTGAGATTCCCAGATTTGTGCTGGGCGAACTGCAGAAGACCAATCTGGGGACACTGGGCGTTCTGGCTGTTCGGACCGGATACACAGTCCTCTTTCTGGCTTTGGCGCTGGTGCCCATCGCTATGTTTTTTAAAAACATGAATTTCACTAGGGCAGTAAAACAAAATTTTTACTGGTTCCGTCAGATCCACCGGAAGGATAAAATGAAAATTTGGGGGGCTTTTCTTCTGTGGATTGCGGCAGAGGGCAGTTTTGTGTACCTTTTTCAGGCAAAACTGATCCAGAGTCAGGATTTTAATATTTCGGTGCTGAAATACTTTGTCCGTTCCCAGTCATTTCGTGTGGGATTTCTGTATTGGATAGTACTCACTCTGCTTGAGTGTGTGGCAATGGCACTTGTCTATCTGCTGATGTTTCAAATCCTGGACAAATACCAGGAACTGCCCGTTCCTTCGGAGATAAAAAATATCAAGGCTTTAAAGCGAACCACCGAGATGGTTGCGGGCGGGGGAAGAGTTCTCGCCAGGAGAGGGAAAAGGTTCTGGATTTCCAGAAAGCATAAAAAACTCTGGGCAGGGCTTGTCATTTTGCTGATCGCAGTGGCAGCAGACGGATATTTTAGTGAAACACCACTGGTTCATCAGCCATGGGCCATCGGGCACAGGGGATGCCTCTATGAGCCGGAGAACACCATTGCAGCAGTGGAGAGAGCCGACAGTTTTGGGGCTGACTATGCGGAAATAGATGTAAAGCTTTCAAAAGACGGAATTCCCATGGTGATCCATGACGATAGTCTGCGAAGACTTGCCGGTATTTCTGATAAGGTGGAGAACATGACGGCCGCACAGCTCGAGGAGCTGACGATTACCTCCAATGGAAAGCAGGGAAAAATACCAACATTTGAGGACATGATCCAGGCAGTTCAACACATGGAGAATAAGATTGGACTGCTGGTGGAGTTTAAACCATCAGCGGACAATAAAAAAGAACTCATCAGCAAAGTGATTGAGATCGTGGAAAAATACAGTGCCCAAGAGCAGTGTATATTCATGTCCATTGATTACGAAAGCGTTTCTCTGCTAAAGGAGCAGCGCCCGGATTGGTGGGTGGGTTACTGTATTTACGGCAGTACCGGAAAGTTTGAGGAGGCTGTCTGGAATTATAAGATTGATTTCCTCGCGGTGGAAGAAGGGGTTGCCAGCAGGCGCTTCATGGAACGTGCGCGAGACAGCCTGATTCCTGTGTATATCTGGACATCCAACAATTTTGATGATATGGCAAATTATCTTCAGAGAGGGGCATCCGGTATTATCACAGACATGCCGGATCTGGCCAGAACAGAGATTGATGAATATTTGAAAAAAAATAAAGAATATTTTATGTACGAGGGGGAAGGGTATCCTGTTCAGTAG
- a CDS encoding ABC transporter permease encodes MKILIWAECKKLRRSNIVFLTVFAVVMIAVILFIGGKSIDSGFQGMDNPGWYMIMAQPWATLFVLPAVIALLGSYMICREEQEDTVNLLRLIPVSETKLAVAKMIVTFVFSILIYLLLFALTFLTEAVLHVHELTVEMVLGFLKSYFLEGVCVFLAISPIIALVSYKKKNYWLALVLAEMYSFAGMFMSMSNALRTFYPISAVLGVSGYYETTAGNRLESMMVLLFCGCLSAFILKRLKYNEK; translated from the coding sequence ATGAAAATACTAATATGGGCGGAATGTAAAAAGCTTCGCCGCTCCAACATTGTTTTCCTCACCGTATTTGCGGTGGTCATGATAGCCGTCATACTTTTTATAGGCGGAAAAAGTATTGACAGTGGTTTTCAGGGCATGGATAACCCAGGCTGGTATATGATCATGGCTCAGCCATGGGCAACCTTGTTTGTCCTTCCAGCAGTCATTGCTCTTTTGGGAAGTTATATGATATGCAGGGAGGAACAGGAAGATACCGTAAATCTGCTCAGGCTTATTCCTGTCAGTGAAACAAAATTAGCGGTTGCAAAAATGATCGTTACTTTTGTTTTCAGCATACTTATTTACCTGCTGCTTTTTGCTTTGACATTTTTAACAGAAGCAGTCCTGCATGTTCATGAGCTGACGGTGGAAATGGTATTAGGTTTTCTAAAATCATATTTTTTAGAGGGAGTGTGCGTTTTTTTAGCCATTTCCCCCATCATTGCGCTGGTTTCGTATAAGAAAAAGAACTATTGGCTGGCGTTGGTATTAGCGGAAATGTACTCTTTTGCCGGCATGTTTATGAGTATGTCAAATGCGCTGAGAACATTTTATCCTATTTCAGCAGTGCTGGGGGTTTCCGGATACTATGAAACGACTGCCGGAAATAGGCTGGAAAGTATGATGGTCCTGCTGTTCTGTGGCTGTCTTTCCGCCTTTATATTGAAAAGGCTGAAATATAACGAAAAATAA
- a CDS encoding ABC transporter permease — MHDENRYDMMKQLWIVPVSKMGYFFSKFVIVLVYAICFMLITAVASVLFSVLSGYVIFDWESVSFLLERCLETALLAALAILPILAAAASQKGYILPVCTLLVYIFFGFFIMSVNMYLHPLSGIAVIIARDGEIPGLALMQAAHVPLALLCFCVWDVAAVILAKITLRRK; from the coding sequence ATGCACGACGAAAACAGATATGATATGATGAAACAACTCTGGATTGTGCCTGTCAGTAAAATGGGATACTTTTTCAGCAAATTCGTTATTGTTTTGGTTTACGCCATTTGCTTTATGCTGATCACGGCTGTCGCATCTGTTTTGTTCAGCGTACTTTCCGGATATGTGATATTTGACTGGGAAAGCGTTTCTTTCTTACTGGAAAGATGCTTAGAGACAGCTCTTTTGGCGGCGCTTGCGATCCTGCCGATCTTGGCGGCTGCTGCATCGCAAAAGGGATATATCTTGCCTGTTTGTACTTTATTGGTCTATATATTTTTTGGCTTTTTTATCATGTCAGTCAATATGTATCTACATCCCTTATCCGGTATAGCTGTGATCATAGCAAGGGATGGGGAAATACCGGGGCTTGCATTGATGCAGGCGGCTCACGTTCCCTTGGCACTTCTTTGTTTTTGTGTTTGGGATGTTGCTGCGGTAATACTTGCAAAGATTACATTAAGAAGAAAGTGA